A stretch of Crossiella cryophila DNA encodes these proteins:
- a CDS encoding sugar phosphate isomerase/epimerase family protein, whose protein sequence is MIVPGVVSVTFRRLAATEVVELTASAGLSAISWAGDVHVPAGALAVARQVGAATTAAGLTVEGYASYFDAGDSEPAAFDEVLRTAVALGAPTIRVWAGKRAPEDSDAEHRARVVRELVRCAGLAAAEGIRVAVEFHVHTLTKTLDSAVKLFAEAGQENLVPYWQPRELPEVEECLTEVRALLPAVAAAHVFSWGADGYDERLPLDARPDLWQPVLAELAADGVRRHALLEFVVDDDPAVFKRDAATLLGWLG, encoded by the coding sequence GTGATCGTTCCGGGTGTGGTGTCGGTGACCTTTCGGCGGCTGGCCGCGACCGAGGTGGTCGAGCTGACCGCGTCGGCCGGGCTGTCCGCGATCAGCTGGGCCGGGGACGTACACGTGCCAGCCGGTGCACTCGCGGTGGCGCGGCAGGTCGGCGCGGCCACCACCGCGGCCGGGCTGACCGTGGAGGGCTACGCCTCCTACTTCGACGCCGGGGACAGCGAGCCTGCCGCCTTCGACGAGGTGCTGCGCACCGCGGTGGCGCTGGGCGCGCCCACGATCCGGGTCTGGGCCGGCAAGCGGGCGCCGGAGGATTCCGACGCCGAGCACCGGGCGCGGGTGGTGCGGGAGCTGGTGCGCTGTGCCGGACTGGCCGCTGCCGAGGGCATCCGGGTGGCGGTGGAGTTCCACGTGCACACGCTGACCAAGACGCTGGATTCGGCGGTGAAGCTGTTCGCCGAGGCGGGTCAGGAGAACCTGGTCCCCTACTGGCAGCCACGCGAGCTGCCGGAGGTCGAGGAGTGCCTGACCGAGGTGCGCGCGCTGCTGCCCGCGGTGGCCGCGGCGCACGTCTTCTCCTGGGGCGCGGACGGCTACGACGAGCGGCTGCCGCTGGATGCCCGGCCCGATCTGTGGCAGCCGGTGCTGGCCGAACTGGCCGCGGACGGGGTGCGCAGGCACGCGCTGCTGGAGTTCGTGGTGGACGACGACCCCGCGGTGTTCAAGCGGGACGCGGCCACCCTGCTGGGCTGGCTGGGCTGA
- a CDS encoding ABC transporter substrate-binding protein, whose translation MSACATEQPAPAPGAPQQRTLVIYAGRTEAQIGPILGQMAQAIGVKLDVRYGDTSKLSDQLVAERQDSPADLFISQDAGTLGLLESKDLLAELPDGLRQSVPGAFRSVSGHWVGTSARARVIGYDPRQVAKADIPRGTDDLIQRRWRGKIGFVPGNASWLSFVTALRVLRGEDGARSWLLGFKANNPRRYESHPQLLDAVDSGEVPLGLLNHYYWFEKSARVGVDKMRAQLHHVTGSDPAALVNIAGVGALRGDDVPLAHKAVEYLLSAPAQQFFADHLAEYPVRAGISSTRHRLPPLAEIKGPDLNLNRLVSVQDSLKLLAEVGLG comes from the coding sequence TTGAGCGCCTGCGCGACCGAACAACCCGCCCCAGCACCCGGCGCGCCGCAGCAGCGCACACTGGTGATCTACGCCGGCCGCACCGAAGCGCAGATCGGCCCGATCCTGGGTCAGATGGCGCAGGCCATCGGGGTGAAACTGGACGTCCGCTACGGCGACACCAGCAAGCTCTCCGACCAGCTGGTGGCCGAACGCCAGGACAGCCCGGCCGACCTGTTCATCTCCCAGGACGCGGGCACGCTCGGCCTGCTGGAGAGCAAGGACCTGCTGGCCGAACTGCCCGACGGCCTCCGGCAGTCGGTGCCGGGCGCCTTCCGCTCGGTCAGCGGCCACTGGGTGGGCACCTCGGCCAGGGCCAGGGTGATCGGCTACGACCCCAGGCAGGTCGCCAAGGCCGACATCCCGCGCGGCACCGACGACCTCATCCAGCGACGCTGGCGGGGCAAGATCGGCTTCGTCCCCGGCAACGCCTCCTGGCTCTCCTTCGTCACCGCGCTGCGGGTGCTGCGCGGCGAGGACGGCGCCCGCTCCTGGCTGCTGGGGTTCAAGGCCAACAACCCGCGCCGCTACGAGAGCCACCCGCAGCTGCTGGACGCGGTGGACAGCGGCGAGGTCCCGCTGGGCCTGCTCAACCACTACTACTGGTTCGAGAAGTCGGCCAGGGTCGGCGTGGACAAGATGCGTGCCCAGCTGCACCACGTCACCGGCAGCGATCCGGCCGCGCTGGTCAACATCGCCGGGGTCGGCGCGCTGCGCGGGGACGATGTGCCGCTGGCGCACAAGGCGGTGGAGTACCTGCTCTCCGCACCGGCCCAGCAGTTCTTCGCCGACCACCTCGCCGAGTACCCGGTGCGCGCCGGGATCAGCTCGACCAGGCACCGGCTGCCGCCGCTGGCCGAGATCAAGGGTCCGGACCTGAACCTGAACCGGCTGGTCAGCGTGCAGGACTCGCTGAAGCTGCTGGCCGAGGTCGGGCTGGGCTGA
- the pdhA gene encoding pyruvate dehydrogenase (acetyl-transferring) E1 component subunit alpha, whose amino-acid sequence MSSPEYWTQPRAGEPDAPHPGVPAATAARPTAEQVIAGLRETDAGGADLVQLLTPEGERVHHPDFDIDISPEELRGLYRDMVLVRRADREANALQRQGQLGIWVPLLGQEAAQIGAGRAMRPTDMAFPSYREHGVAWCRGIDPAQILSIFRGTDHGGWNPLEKRFHLYTIVIGNQCLNATGYAMGQKFDGVVGDSEGEATMVFFGDGATSQGDVHEAMVWSAVYDAPVVFFCQNNQWAISEPLERQTRVPLYQRASGYGFKGIRVDGNDVLASLAVSRWALEECRSGNGPVLIEAFTYRMDAHTTSDDPTRYRLADELEMWKLKDPIERVKVYLVHQQWADAEFFEAVQAEADELAAQLRETCVNMPDPAPAQMFEHVYSEQTAQLDKQRADYLSYLDGFATTAGGER is encoded by the coding sequence ATGTCGTCGCCGGAGTACTGGACGCAACCCCGTGCGGGTGAACCGGATGCGCCCCATCCCGGAGTCCCCGCCGCCACCGCGGCCCGACCGACCGCGGAGCAGGTCATCGCGGGCCTGCGGGAGACCGATGCGGGTGGCGCTGACCTGGTGCAACTGCTGACGCCGGAGGGCGAGCGGGTGCACCACCCCGATTTCGACATCGACATCAGCCCCGAGGAGCTGCGCGGCCTGTACCGGGACATGGTGCTGGTCCGCAGGGCCGACCGGGAGGCCAACGCGCTGCAGCGGCAGGGCCAGCTGGGCATCTGGGTGCCGCTGCTGGGTCAGGAGGCCGCGCAGATCGGCGCCGGGCGGGCGATGCGGCCCACCGACATGGCCTTCCCCAGCTACCGCGAGCACGGGGTGGCCTGGTGCCGGGGCATCGACCCGGCACAGATCCTGAGCATCTTCCGGGGCACCGACCACGGTGGCTGGAACCCGCTGGAGAAGCGGTTCCACCTCTACACCATCGTGATCGGCAACCAGTGCCTCAACGCCACCGGTTACGCGATGGGCCAGAAGTTCGACGGCGTCGTCGGCGATTCCGAGGGCGAGGCCACCATGGTCTTCTTCGGTGACGGCGCGACCAGCCAGGGCGATGTGCACGAGGCCATGGTGTGGTCGGCGGTCTACGACGCGCCGGTGGTCTTCTTCTGCCAGAACAACCAGTGGGCCATCTCCGAGCCGCTGGAGCGGCAGACCAGGGTGCCGCTGTACCAGCGGGCCAGCGGGTACGGCTTCAAGGGCATCCGGGTGGACGGCAACGACGTGCTGGCCTCGCTCGCGGTGTCCAGGTGGGCGCTGGAGGAGTGCCGCAGCGGCAACGGCCCCGTGCTGATCGAGGCGTTCACCTACCGGATGGACGCGCACACCACCTCCGACGACCCGACCCGCTACCGGCTGGCCGACGAGCTGGAGATGTGGAAGCTGAAGGACCCGATCGAGCGGGTCAAGGTCTACCTGGTGCACCAGCAGTGGGCCGACGCCGAGTTCTTCGAGGCGGTGCAGGCCGAGGCGGACGAACTCGCCGCCCAGCTGCGCGAGACCTGCGTCAACATGCCGGATCCGGCGCCGGCGCAGATGTTCGAGCACGTCTACAGCGAGCAGACCGCGCAGCTGGACAAGCAGCGCGCCGACTACCTGTCCTACCTGGACGGTTTCGCCACGACCGCCGGGGGTGAGCGCTGA
- a CDS encoding alpha-ketoacid dehydrogenase subunit beta, with product MAAPTMDRDTETTVPKTQKVTIGKALNLGLRAAMEADPKVLVMGEDVGKLGGVFRVTDGLQKDFGEQRVIDTPLAESGIIGTAIGLALRGYRPVCEIQFDGFIFPGFDQIVSQLAKLHYRSRGQLKIPVVVRVPFGGGIGAVEHHSESPESYFAHTAGLKVVACSNPVDAYWMIQQAIRCDDPVLFFEPKQRYHEKAELDTTVTPGPLFASRVLRKGSSVTVAAYGPTVKTCLDAAAAAAEEGLELEVIDLRALSPLDLGPVFESVRRTGRLVLVSEAPPEASITSEITTRVQEECFYSLEAPILRVTGFDTPYPASKLEDDFLPDLDRVLHAVERSLGW from the coding sequence ATGGCCGCGCCGACCATGGACCGCGACACCGAGACCACGGTGCCCAAGACGCAGAAGGTCACCATCGGCAAGGCGCTCAACCTGGGGTTGCGCGCGGCGATGGAGGCCGACCCGAAGGTGCTGGTGATGGGTGAGGACGTCGGCAAGCTCGGCGGCGTCTTCCGGGTCACCGACGGCCTGCAGAAGGACTTCGGCGAGCAGCGGGTGATCGACACCCCGCTGGCCGAGTCCGGCATCATCGGCACCGCGATCGGCCTGGCCCTGCGCGGCTACCGGCCGGTGTGCGAGATCCAGTTCGACGGGTTCATCTTCCCCGGCTTCGACCAGATCGTCTCCCAGCTGGCCAAACTGCACTACCGCTCGCGCGGGCAGCTCAAGATCCCGGTGGTCGTGCGGGTGCCCTTCGGCGGCGGGATCGGCGCGGTGGAGCACCACTCGGAGTCGCCGGAGTCCTACTTCGCGCACACCGCCGGCCTGAAGGTGGTGGCCTGCTCCAACCCGGTGGACGCCTACTGGATGATCCAGCAGGCCATCCGCTGCGACGACCCGGTGCTGTTCTTCGAGCCCAAGCAGCGCTACCACGAGAAGGCCGAGCTGGACACCACGGTGACCCCGGGTCCGCTGTTCGCCTCCCGGGTGCTGCGCAAGGGATCCAGCGTCACCGTCGCGGCCTACGGCCCGACCGTGAAGACCTGTCTGGACGCCGCGGCCGCGGCCGCCGAGGAGGGGCTGGAGCTGGAGGTCATCGACCTGCGCGCGCTGTCCCCGCTGGACCTGGGCCCGGTGTTCGAGTCGGTGCGCCGCACCGGACGGCTGGTGCTGGTCAGCGAGGCGCCGCCGGAGGCTTCGATCACCTCCGAGATCACCACCAGGGTGCAGGAGGAGTGCTTCTACTCGCTGGAGGCGCCGATCCTGCGGGTCACCGGCTTCGACACCCCGTACCCGGCCTCCAAGCTGGAGGACGACTTCCTGCCCGACCTGGACCGGGTGCTGCACGCCGTCGAACGCTCGCTGGGCTGGTGA
- a CDS encoding dihydrolipoamide acetyltransferase family protein translates to MPQFKQFPLPDTGEGLTEAEILTWHVKPGDVVTVNQIIVEIETAKAAVELPCPFAGVVTQLHAQPGETVEVGVPIITVDVDPGGAPAAEPPVSDGKIGEEMPGGRIATLVGYGPRTGAAKRRARKGSAPVAAPEPVVAAAPVAAPVTPEPVAAGGYVPLAKPPVRKLAKELGVDLRALNGSGRDGVITREDVESAARNGSDVSTVEAPAYDPATRERRVAVRGVRKATAQAMVDSAFTAPHVTEFLTIDVTPMMELRARLKTHPGFRDVKLTPLAFAARAVCLAIRRTPDVNASWDAAANEIVYKSYTHLGIAAATPRGLVVPKVRDADAMSLRELGIALEQLTATARDGKTTPADMQHGTFTITNIGVFGVDTGTPIINPGESAILALGAIRDMPWVVDGQVVPRKVCQLALSFDHRVVDGQQGSQFLADVGALLADPAMAFTF, encoded by the coding sequence ATGCCGCAGTTCAAGCAGTTCCCCCTGCCCGACACCGGTGAGGGACTGACCGAGGCGGAGATCCTGACCTGGCACGTCAAGCCGGGCGATGTGGTCACCGTCAACCAGATCATCGTGGAGATCGAGACCGCCAAGGCCGCGGTCGAGCTGCCCTGCCCGTTCGCCGGGGTGGTCACCCAGCTGCACGCCCAGCCTGGGGAGACGGTGGAGGTCGGGGTGCCGATCATCACCGTGGACGTCGACCCCGGCGGCGCGCCTGCCGCCGAGCCGCCGGTCTCCGACGGCAAGATCGGCGAGGAGATGCCGGGCGGGCGGATCGCCACCCTGGTCGGCTACGGCCCGCGCACCGGAGCGGCCAAACGCCGGGCCCGCAAGGGATCCGCGCCGGTGGCCGCGCCGGAACCGGTCGTGGCGGCGGCGCCCGTCGCCGCGCCGGTGACGCCGGAACCGGTGGCCGCCGGTGGCTACGTGCCGCTGGCCAAACCGCCGGTGCGCAAGCTGGCCAAGGAACTCGGCGTGGACCTGCGGGCGCTCAACGGCTCCGGCCGGGACGGCGTGATCACCCGCGAGGACGTGGAATCGGCTGCCCGCAACGGTTCCGATGTGTCCACTGTGGAGGCTCCGGCCTACGATCCGGCCACCAGGGAACGCCGGGTGGCGGTGCGCGGGGTGCGCAAGGCGACCGCGCAGGCCATGGTGGACAGCGCGTTCACCGCCCCGCACGTCACCGAGTTCCTCACCATCGACGTCACGCCGATGATGGAACTGCGGGCCAGGCTCAAGACGCATCCCGGCTTCCGCGACGTCAAGCTCACCCCGCTGGCCTTCGCGGCGCGCGCGGTGTGCCTGGCGATCCGGCGCACCCCTGATGTGAACGCGAGCTGGGACGCGGCGGCGAACGAGATCGTCTACAAGTCCTACACGCACCTGGGCATCGCCGCGGCGACCCCGCGTGGCCTGGTGGTGCCGAAGGTGCGGGACGCGGACGCGATGTCGTTGCGGGAGCTGGGGATCGCGCTGGAACAGCTCACCGCGACCGCCCGCGACGGCAAGACCACGCCCGCGGACATGCAGCACGGCACCTTCACCATCACCAACATCGGCGTGTTCGGGGTGGACACCGGCACCCCGATCATCAATCCCGGCGAGTCCGCGATCCTGGCCCTTGGCGCGATCAGGGACATGCCGTGGGTGGTGGACGGGCAGGTGGTGCCGCGCAAGGTGTGCCAGCTCGCGCTGAGCTTCGACCACCGGGTGGTCGACGGGCAGCAGGGTTCGCAGTTCCTGGCCGATGTCGGCGCGCTGCTGGCCGACCCGGCGATGGCCTTCACCTTCTAG